From the Oleiphilus messinensis genome, one window contains:
- a CDS encoding HAD family hydrolase yields the protein MTPAAVLFDLDGTLIDTAPDFIRVVNAQRQQYGLQPLSSEQIRNSVSNGARALINLSFGLDVDDPGYAEKHTELLDMYLAGLAMDTVLFPGMDKLISALESIGIPWGIVTNKPRRFTDPLLDQMALQNRCGVTVCPDDVTNRKPDPEPLLLACTTLKVEPRNCIYVGDHIRDIEAGKRAEMYTVAARFGYINEPAEVSDWGADLIVDHAQELHDFLQQYL from the coding sequence ATGACACCAGCTGCAGTATTGTTCGATCTTGACGGAACATTAATCGATACGGCACCCGACTTTATCCGCGTGGTGAACGCGCAACGCCAGCAGTATGGCCTGCAACCACTTTCCTCAGAACAAATTCGCAACTCCGTTTCCAATGGCGCTCGCGCCCTGATCAATCTGTCGTTTGGCCTGGATGTCGATGATCCGGGGTATGCCGAGAAACACACTGAGCTGCTGGACATGTATCTGGCAGGCTTAGCCATGGATACCGTGCTCTTTCCAGGAATGGACAAACTGATTTCAGCACTGGAGTCAATCGGTATTCCCTGGGGCATTGTGACCAATAAGCCACGTCGGTTTACCGACCCGCTATTGGATCAAATGGCGCTCCAGAATCGCTGTGGCGTAACAGTTTGTCCGGATGATGTTACAAATCGGAAACCTGACCCCGAGCCGTTACTGCTGGCCTGTACTACACTGAAAGTAGAGCCTCGTAACTGTATCTATGTCGGGGATCACATCCGCGATATTGAGGCCGGCAAACGCGCAGAAATGTATACCGTTGCAGCCCGTTTCGGCTACATCAACGAACCCGCTGAGGTTTCAGACTGGGGTGCGGATCTCATTGTCGATCACGCGCAGGAACTGCACGACTTTTTACAACAGTACTTATAA
- a CDS encoding YciK family oxidoreductase codes for MLDYKAPKDLLKDRVILVTGAGDGIGKAAAKSFAAHGATVILLGRTLKKLEAVYDEIEASGHPKPAIFPLNLEGAAAKDYEDLANSLDEEFGRLDGILHNAAVLGPRTPIDQYNTENWMQVMQVNLNAPFFLTQSLIPLLRQSNDASIIFTSSSVGRKGRAYWGGYAVSKFGVEGLMQVVADELDDEHNNIRSNSINPGATRTNMRAHAYPAENPAHNPAPEEIMPVYLYLMGPDSAGITGQAFDAQPKK; via the coding sequence ATGCTGGATTACAAAGCCCCTAAAGATCTCCTGAAAGACCGGGTTATACTGGTTACCGGAGCAGGAGATGGAATAGGAAAAGCCGCGGCCAAAAGCTTTGCGGCCCACGGGGCCACGGTAATTTTGCTCGGCAGAACACTGAAAAAACTGGAAGCGGTGTACGATGAAATTGAAGCATCCGGTCATCCCAAGCCAGCTATTTTTCCGCTGAACCTGGAGGGTGCTGCAGCAAAAGATTACGAAGACCTGGCCAATTCTCTCGATGAAGAGTTTGGCCGCCTGGATGGTATTCTGCACAACGCTGCCGTTCTGGGGCCACGTACTCCAATTGATCAATACAATACGGAAAACTGGATGCAGGTCATGCAAGTCAACTTGAATGCACCTTTTTTCCTGACTCAATCACTTATTCCGCTTTTACGCCAGTCGAATGATGCCTCGATTATCTTCACCTCTTCCAGCGTTGGCCGAAAAGGTAGAGCCTACTGGGGTGGTTATGCTGTCTCGAAATTCGGTGTGGAAGGATTAATGCAAGTCGTTGCTGATGAATTGGATGACGAACACAACAACATTCGCTCCAACTCAATCAACCCTGGCGCGACCCGCACCAATATGCGTGCCCATGCCTACCCGGCAGAAAACCCCGCTCACAATCCAGCACCCGAGGAAATCATGCCCGTCTACCTGTACTTGATGGGACCGGACAGTGCGGGAATCACCGGTCAGGCGTTTGATGCACAGCCGAAGAAGTAA
- a CDS encoding tautomerase family protein, whose amino-acid sequence MPYIHIQVTDEGVTKEQKQQLIQGATQLVVDVLNKNPETTHVVITEIPTDNWGVKGEQVTELRKR is encoded by the coding sequence ATGCCATATATCCATATTCAGGTAACTGACGAAGGCGTTACCAAAGAGCAGAAACAACAACTGATCCAGGGTGCAACGCAGTTAGTTGTTGATGTACTGAACAAAAACCCTGAAACCACACACGTAGTCATTACCGAGATTCCAACGGACAACTGGGGCGTCAAGGGCGAGCAGGTTACAGAGTTGCGGAAACGATAG
- the ubiG gene encoding bifunctional 2-polyprenyl-6-hydroxyphenol methylase/3-demethylubiquinol 3-O-methyltransferase UbiG, with the protein MEKTGTHQSAANLNVDQAEIAKFEELASRWWDQSSEFKPLHDINPLRVNYIDQRGCLPGKTVLDVGCGGGILSEGLCQRGAHVTGIDMGEAPLAVARLHGLESGISVNYLQTTAEHHAQNHLEHYDVITCLEMLEHVPDPGSVINACAHMLKPGGHLFLSTINRNPKAYLFAIIGAERLLKMLPKGTHDFKKFIRPSELARYVRNAGLELQDITGMTYNPVTQQYKLGKDVDVNYLMHVTKPQ; encoded by the coding sequence ATGGAAAAAACAGGCACTCATCAAAGCGCAGCAAACCTTAATGTCGATCAGGCGGAGATTGCGAAATTCGAGGAATTGGCAAGTCGCTGGTGGGATCAATCGAGCGAATTCAAACCATTGCATGATATTAATCCGCTCAGGGTTAACTACATCGATCAACGCGGGTGTTTGCCGGGTAAAACAGTCCTGGATGTCGGTTGTGGAGGTGGAATCTTATCTGAAGGCCTGTGCCAACGCGGTGCCCATGTCACCGGAATCGATATGGGTGAGGCGCCTTTGGCCGTAGCAAGGCTTCATGGTCTGGAATCTGGAATCAGCGTCAACTACTTGCAGACAACTGCGGAACATCACGCGCAGAACCATCTGGAGCACTACGACGTCATCACTTGTCTGGAAATGCTCGAGCATGTCCCCGATCCCGGGTCGGTTATTAACGCCTGTGCGCATATGCTCAAGCCCGGTGGCCACCTGTTTCTCTCCACGATCAATCGCAACCCGAAAGCGTACCTGTTTGCGATTATCGGTGCCGAGCGGCTGCTCAAGATGCTACCGAAAGGTACCCATGATTTTAAAAAGTTCATCCGGCCATCAGAGCTCGCTCGGTATGTTCGAAATGCAGGACTGGAATTGCAGGATATTACGGGAATGACCTACAACCCGGTCACTCAGCAATACAAACTGGGTAAAGACGTTGATGTGAATTACCTGATGCACGTTACTAAACCTCAATAA